A stretch of the Drosophila sulfurigaster albostrigata strain 15112-1811.04 chromosome 2L, ASM2355843v2, whole genome shotgun sequence genome encodes the following:
- the LOC133849344 gene encoding piezo-type mechanosensitive ion channel component isoform X3, with translation MAFSYACLVLQRVVLPAVLVLASLMRPVGISFVYMLMFFMSPFVPLATRRNFKGSVTAFFIILLALSTLVLLGHIALQVLALSTALPIYNCSFSERLLRHIGFVSFVDLRPLAIIEWLAPEVLVLATSLGAFLSVKRLALQNINAEQLENGELPDSQSEQQVSSQQDANGSDVQQATATTPLQHQQQQLRKRVSMISQHIHFEGLIKISPLFCLATLFFAAVLRPSVPGGFYFLIFLLAGTYWATCQTLQRGFALLLRCVMFVLVLHSLCIVSYQTPWMQSHLNHTSLAARLIGLEPLIESDCVPDIRILLYNNRLSLDSYLNPFALFFAYFALALTTKHLIKPRLEPKPATAFGQTLECNNSSNINNASSNSNIINNSNSNNTGNRFNRQLSLLTSQTTRSGGIGGVSVSGSGGHRKDSSGVGVGVGVNATVAVGVGGATTSRTQRLSVSLRREQRATLNEPTETTPLVRQSTRKARTPQALESTTAAATTAPSGSRGNDIQLDTIERRSEQENNTTSILDQISYGFVSVGGFIYQNSYIFTNILMMAWSIVYHSWLTFVLLLWANVLWMIPNQRKAMMRSSPFIVLYAELLLVAQYIYGMDLNNNELPTRVSTAGINLQQIGFERPIENHMRPCVPLIVKTAFVLMFWVTSRQFFKEKRDRRRDSTLADIIAPLQITVGSAGSSYLINDGKKTSKFLKKAGDVIKNLLVRLWIWLLVLVIFLCAITGDDMTGFRICYMALFLFFLLVFQSSSKAWVKIMYGFWLFLIFYAMSILILIYTYQFDKFDMYWKDYLNVSQTLQADIGLKLYKTKDLFLHLVSPTIIVILTVIQVHYFHKRFIASLQQQPTTPGTRSQLTAANAQQKRTETAALEAAPSKRRGSASSIRQRSTEAAGTAAGATTTDFETSVRDLVRISFRKIKNKSEYIFKRFKTVFWRFLELHIMKAVYIAAFVCSVSEVCVLHIIFVGFCVLGATSRKAVQVVISRLISFIVTIIVLSKMIYQIEYLDHNQYSVTCSDNRTANNAEWIGLNKADKLEGGLMGLLRTYIIYMVIVTMHAVISLRQLQMRVKIGENVANQPKLLFQQITRADAEKDLVGLVKYLLNFGFYKFGIEISLIALVSTITYRQDIVAVVYAVWLVVLLLLKRSQCAKMWGVFQAFFAISILLQYIVLVGLPPSWCMSYPWDDGAFGESIQRWTMLPGQLHFNHVPKLIFDFIVLIILNRQKSIFCIEQRYATNDDYPGGSNRSVIADIAQLGRVPFDNPTHDFCSYIRNYSDILKNGVLCGFYWFTLAVVFLAGTNIADLLALGYLIGAFVFLWQGSDFYLRPIATIISRWKWLLAFNVANILIKTSFQMAGCLFMTPLTTHCCWLVHMLGITCTSNVIKEQLHVADEAEVLTDSTGCPKMTHQVVLLWDAICFAFIIFQLRIFQSHYFCHIITDTKANNILASRGADIIESLRQKQIAHRHDHEKQVLHKIKRKMERIRATQQKMLRPLDKQTHFDELPAPTVRRRKDIKLHPHATRAGDYYMFEEMDDKFELDLIHDEIDFMEEENITESEMKMQRRKTLYDKSKDAPTDFFPSTSKGVSKERDAAASSMSSPKPTKDLTDLPSTPALTTVPREATSKETSDSKSKMELDSGDVTAKDSDEDFDTNPIIRLLEGFLVTLTIRLNRFSRNYRFVNRILAGEKKTLKESSSLNRLGLSSAAAMFHFLKSNLESDENGGQPVTSSTPRRTQVTATIPSATTSATTTSDNLTEHYSTPPNTNTNTNTNTTTTPLSPQEPLATPPQPPPATSTPHQSHHAGEDIIEIPVDTVDAATSRKQSISSSPPTKGAGEFNLEEENFAQRDHHIIVEVLISSWYALLANTDLICYIVVFINQVVNASLISLPLPIMVFLWGTLSLPRPTKTFWVTLIAYTQAIVLIKCIFQFKLIWSNYNNLPNQPLAPAKIFGVEMKTHYAVYDLILLLVLFLHRYLLKSQGLWKSGYKDVDQQFTKPTASIDEREDSDNLSQPDSRQLNEDAAQKMSLQVSQVSLPGSPEYSKSAINQLERTKYTSSLHKFFFSLVHKSRLATDVYALMFLCDFINFFVLLFGFTAFGTQQTESDGGVQTYLAENKVPVPFLIMLLVQFLLIVIDRALYLRKALVNKIIFHFFSVIGIHIWMFFVVPAVTERTFNSLAPPIIFYVIKCFYMLLSSYQIKSGYPKRILGNFFTKGFSMVNMIAFKVYMQIPFLYELRTILDWVCIDSTMTIFDWLKMEDIFSNIYLIRCTRQSETDFPAMRAQKKASLSKLIMGGTVVLLIVICIWGPLCLFALGNAVGSSNVPYQVSLSIRIGPYDPIYTTNNYDSIFEIDSKMYTQMTNAFFKNKQALTFIAGYDATDVAAVKLAGNSPSLWNIAPPDKQRLTNDLRNNHTLIARFSYSLTRKAPAKGLKENVGDEHVIKLDETFEGRAALINMLNETLDPIETNENGTTNGNNTTPASSSADDVVVVLPNMIPKFIKVLNSGDAFVATVMSGKEQEYRPLVIKLHRDKATKAMWWEIRDYCYDSFYNNTLKDLAYSDCKSGIVMYTFNDKKFPSTFSFLTAGGIIGLYTTFVLLASRFMKSFIGGQNRKIMFEDLPYVDRVLQLCLDIYLVREALEFALEEDLFAKLLFLYRSPETLIKWTRPKEEYLDDDGDTDSIPSRMSVRRPEQLQQHQYQQQQQQQQQ, from the exons ATGGCCTTCAGCTATGCCTGCCTCGTGCTGCAGCGTGTCGTCTTGCCGGCGGTCCTGGTGCTGG CATCGCTCATGCGACCGGTGGGCATCTCGTTCGTGTACATGTTAATGTTCTTCATGTCGCCCTTTGTGCCGCTGGCCACACGCCGCAACTTCAAGGGCTCGGTGACCGCCTTCTTTATCATTCTGCTGGCGTTGAGCACTCTCGTTCTGCTCGGCCACATTGCGCTCCAGGTGCTGGCGCTGAGCACCGCGCTGCCCATCTACAATTGTTCCTTTAGCGAGCGTCTGTTGCGGCACATTGGATTCGTGAGCTTCGTGGATCTGCG ACCGCTGGCCATAATTGAATGGCTGGCGCCGGAAGTGCTCGTCTTGGCCACGTCGTTGGGCGCGTTTCTCAGCGTGAAGCGCTTGGCACTGCAAAATATCAATGCCGAGCAGCTGGAGAACGGGGAACTGCCCGATTCGCAGTCGGAACAGCAAGTGAGCAGTCAGCAGGATGCCAATGGCAGCGATGTGCAACAGGCGACGGCGACAACACCgctgcaacatcaacagcagcagctgcgcaaACGCGTCTCCATGATCAGCCAGCACATACACTTTGAGGGATTGATTAAGATCT CTCCTTTGTTCTGCCTGGCCACACTGTTCTTTGCCGCCGTCCTGCGTCCCTCAGTGCCTGGAGGCTTCTACTTCCTCATCTTTCTGCTGGCGGGCACCTACTGGGCAACCTGCCAGACGCTGCAACG GGGTTTTGCCTTGTTGCTGCGTTGCGTGATGTTTGTCCTTGTGCTGCATTCGCTGTGCATTGTTTCCTATCAGACGCCCTGGATGCAGAGTCACCTCAATCACACCAGTCTCGCAGCACG CTTGATTGGCCTGGAGCCGCTCATCGAGTCCGACTGCGTGCCCGACATACGCATTTTGCTGTACAACAATCGCTTGTCCTTGGACTCGTATCTGAATCCATTTGCTTTGTTCTTCGCCTACTTTGCACTGGCGCTGACCACAAAGCATCTCATCAAGCCGCGG CTGGAGCCAAAGCCTGCCACCGCCTTTGGACAGACACTCGAGtgcaataacagcagcaacatcaacaatgccagcagcaacagcaacatcatcaacaacagcaatagcaacaacactGGCAACAGATTCAACCGACAGCTATCGCTGCTCACGTCACAAACAACACGCAGTGGCGGCATCGGCGGCGTCTCCGTCTCCGGCTCCGGTGGCCATCGTAAAGATAGCTCCGGTGTCGGCGTCGGTGTCGGTGTCAATGCCACTGTCGCTGTCGGTGTTGGAGGCGCCACAACAAGTCGCACACAACGTCTGAGT GTTTCTTTACGGCGTGAACAGCGTGCAACGTTAAATGAACCGACTGAGACGACGCCT TTGGTGCGTCAGAGCACTCGAAAGGCACGCACTCCTCAGGCTCTGGAGTCCACGACAGCAGCGGCCACAACGGCGCCGAGCGGCTCTCGTGGCAATGATATACAATTGGACACCATTGAACGTCGATCGGAGCAAGAGAATAATACCACATCCATATTGGATCAAATATCATACGGCTTTGTCAGTGTCGGCGGATTTATCTATCAGAATAGCTATATATTCACCAATATACTGATGATG GCTTGGTCCATAGTCTATCACAGCTGGCTGAcctttgtgctgctgctgtgggcCAACGTGCTGTGGATGATACCCAATCAGCGCAAGGCCATGATGCGCTCCAGTCCATTCATTGTGCTATACgccgagctgctgctggtggccCAATACATCTATGGCATGGATCTGAATAATAACGAGCTGCCAACCAGGGTTTCT ACAGCGGGCATTAATTTGCAGCAAATTGGCTTCGAGCGACCCATTGAGAATCATATGCGTCCATGTGTGCCGCTGATTGTGAAGACCGCTTTTGTGCTAATGTTCTGGGTGACGTCGCGTCAGTTCTTCAAGGAGAAGCGCGACAGACGCCGAGATAGCACACTGGCTGACATTATTGCACCTCTGCAGATTACCGTGGGTTCGGCTGGCTCCAGTTACCTCATCAACGATGGCAAGAAGACCTCAAAGTTCCTAAAGAAAGCGGGCGATGTGATCAAGAATCTGTTGGTGCGCCTCTGGATCTGGCTGCTTGTGTTGGTCATCTTTTTGTGCGCCATCACAGGCGATGATATGACAGGTTTTCGCATCTGCTACATGGCATTGTTCCTATTCTTCTTGCTGGTCTTTCAATCATCGTCCAAGGCGTGGGTCAAGATTATGTATGGCTTTTGGCTCTTCTTGATCTTCTACGCCATGTccatattgatattgatttatACATATCAATTCGATAAGTTCGACATGTACTGGAAGGACTATCTCAATGTGTCCCAAACTCT TCAAGCTGATATTGGCTTGAAGCTCTACAAGACTAAGGATCTGTTCCTGCATCTGGTGTCGCCCACAATTATTGTCATACTCACAGTCATACAGGTGCACTATTTCCACAAACGTTTCATTGCCTCGCTGCAGCAACAGCCCACCACACCGGGCACGAGAAGTCAACTAACGGCGGCAAACGCACAGCAGAAGCGCACAGAGACAGCTGCCTTGGAGGCAGCGCCATCAAAGCGTCGAGGCAGCGCCAGCTCCATAAGGCAGCGTTCAACGGAGGCAGCCGGGACGGCTGCTGGTGCTACGACGACAGACTTTGAGACATCTGTGCGTGATTTGGTGCGCATCTCATTCCGTAAGATCAAGAACAAGTCCGAGTACATCTTCAAGCGATTCAAGACCGTCTTTTGGCGCTTCCTCGAGCTGCACATCATGAAGGCCGTCTACATTGCGGCCTTTGTGTGCAGCGTGAGCGAGGTGTGTGTGCTGCACATTATCTTTGTGGGCTTCTGTGTGCTGGGCGCCACATCGCGCAAAGCTGTGCAGGTGGTGATCAGTCGCCTTATCTCATTCATTGTCACCATCATTGTGCTGTCGAAGATGATCTATCAAATCGAGTATTTGGATCACAATCAATACAGCGTTACCTGC AGCGACAATCGCACGGCCAACAATGCCGAGTGGATTGGTCTCAACAAGGCGGACAAACTGGAAGGCGGCTTGATGGGTTTGTTGCGTACTTACATCATCTACATGGTCATCGTCACAATGCACGCAGTCATCTCGCTGCGACAGCTGCAGATGCGCGTCAAGATTGGCGAGAATGTCGCCAATCAGCCAAAGCTGCTCTTCCAGCAAATAACGCGTGCCGATGCCGAGAAGGATCTGGTTGGCCTGGTCAAATATCTGCTCAACTTTGGCTTCTACAAGTTTGGCATTGAGATCTCGCTGATTGCTCTGGTCTCAACGATCACGTATCGTCAGGATATTGTGGCTGTGGTGTATGCTGTATGGTTGGTGGTGCTTCTGCTGCTTAAGCGTTCGCAATGTGCCAAAATGTGGGGCGTATTTCAGGCGTTCTTTGCCATCTCCATACTGTTGCAGTATATTGTGTTGGTCGGTTTGCCGCCCAGCTGGTGCATGA GCTATCCTTGGGATGATGGCGCCTTTGGCGAGAGCATACAACGCTGGACTATGTTGCCGGGTCAGCTGCACTTTAATCATGTGCCCAAGCTCATCTTTGACTTCATTGTCCTGATTATCTTGAATCGCCAGAAGAGCATCTTCTGCATTGAGCAACGCTACGCTACCAACGATGATTACCCCGGTGGCAGCAATCGCAGCGTCATCGCAGACATTGCCCAGCTGGGTCGAGTGCCTTTCGATAATCCCACGCATGATTTCTGCTCGTACATACGCAACTATTCGGACATCTTGAAGAATGGCGTACTGTGTGGCTTCTATTGGTTCACCTTGGCTGTCGTCTTCTTGGCCGGCACAAATATTGCTGATCTGCTGGCGCTGGGCTATTTGATTGGCGCCTTTGTTTTCCTGTGGCAGGGCTCCGATTTCTATCTGCGTCCCATTGCAACCATCATCAGTCGCTGGAAGTGGCTGCTGGCCTTTAATGTGGCCAACATACTTATCAAGACGAGCTTCCAAATGGCCGGTTGTTTGTTTATGACGCCCTTGACGACACACTGCTGTTGGCTGGTCCATATGCTGGGCATCACTTGCACCAGCAATGTGATCAAGGAGCAGCTCCACGTGGCCGACGAAGCGGAAGTGTTGACTGACTCCACAGGCTGTCCGAAGATGACGCATCAAGTTGTGTTACTGTGGGATGcgatttgttttgcatttatcatCTTTCAGCTGCGCATCTTCCAGTCGCACTACTTCTGTCACATCATCACGGACACCAAGGCCAACAACATACTGGCCTCCAG GGGAGCCGACATCATTGAGAGCTTGCGTCAGAAGCAGATTGCCCATCGTCATGACCATGAGAAGCAGGTGCTGCACAAGATCAAGCGCAAGATGGAGCGCATTCGTGCTACACAACAGAAGATGCTGCGGCCACTGGACAAGCAGACCCACTTCGATG AACTTCCTGCACCAACAGTACGCAGAAGGAAGGATATTAAATTGCATCCACATg CTACGCGTGCTGGAGATTATTACATGTTCGAGGAGATGGATGACAAATTTGAGTTGGATCTGATACACGATGAGATCGATTTCATGGAGGAGGAGAATATCACCGAgagcgaaatgaaaatgcaacgACGCAAGACGCTCTACGAT AAATCCAAGGATGCGCCCACGGACTTTTTCCCCTCAACCAGCAAAGGCGTCTCCAAGGAACGTGATGCCGCGGCCAGCAGCATGAGCAGTCCCAAGCCCACAAAGGATCTCACCGATCTACCCTCAACGCCGGCTTTAACGACGGTGCCACGTGAAGCCACCTCGAAGGAAACCTCAGATAGTAAATCCAAAATGGAACTGGACAGCGGTGATGTCACAGCCAAGGACTCTGATGAGGATTTCGATACGAATCCCATTATACGTTTGCTGGAAGGATTCCTCGTTACCTTGACCATTCGTCTGAATCGCTTTTCGCGCAATTATCGCTTTGTCAATCGCATTTTGGCTGGTGAAAAGAAGACACTCAAG gAATCGAGTTCGTTGAACCGTCTTGGACTCTCCAGTGCTGCGGCCATGTTCCACTTTCTGAAATCGAATCTCGAGAG TGATGAGAATGGTGGGCAGCCCGTTACTTCATCTACACCGCGCCGCACACAGGTCACAGCAACAATACCGTCAGCCACAACATCAGCTACAACAACTTCAGACAATCTCACTGAACACTATAGCACGCCACccaacacaaatacaaatacaaatacaaatacaacaaccaCACCGCTCTCACCGCAAGAACCACTCGCAACACCACCACAACCACCACCAGCAACCAGTACACCACACCAATCACACCACGCTGGCGAAGATATCATCGAAATACCCGTAGACACTGTTGATGCCGCAACCTCTAG aAAACAATCAATCAGTTCATCGCCGCCGACTAAGGG CGCCGGTGAATTCAATCTGGAGGAGGAGAACTTTGCCCAACGCGATCATCACATCATTGTGGAGGTGCTCATCTCCTCTTGGTATGCTCTACTGGCCAATACTGATCTCATCTGCTATATTGTGGTGTTTATCAATCAG GTGGTCAATGCCAGTCTCATCTCGTTGCCGCTACCCATCATGGTCTTCCTCTGGGGCACATTGTCGCTGCCGCGTCCTACAAAGACTTTCTGGGTCACACTCATTGCCTACACACAGGCCATTGTGCTGATCAAGTGCATCTTTCAGTTTAAACTGATCTGGTCCAATTATAACAATTTGCCCAATCAACCGTTGGCCCCCGCAAAGATCTTTGGCGTCGAGATGAAAACGCACTATGCCGTCTATGATTTGAtactgttgctggtgctgtttCTGCATCGTTATCTACTAAAATCGCAGGGTCTGTGGAAGTCTGGCTACAAGGATGTGGATCAGCAGTTTACCAAGCCCACAGCTAGCAT AGATGAGCGCGAGGATAGCGATAATCTGTCGCAGCCCGACTCGCGACAATTGAACGAGGATGCGGCCCAGAAGATGAGCTTACAGGTTAGCCAAGTGTCGTTGCCTGGTTCACCGGAGTACAGCAAGTCCGCCATCAATCAGTTGGA ACGTACCAAATACACCTCGTCCCTGCACAAGTTTTTCTTCAGTCTGGTGCACAAATCGCGTCTGGCCACCGATGTCTATGCCTTGATGTTCCTCTGCGACTTTATCAACTTCTTTGTTTTGCTCTTTGGCTTTACGGCATTTGGG ACCCAACAAACGGAGAGCGATGGCGGTGTGCAGACTTATCTGGCGGAGAACAAGGTGCCCGTTCCCTTCCTGATCATGTTGCTGGTGCAGTTCCTGCTCATTGTCATCGATCGTGCACTGTATTTACGCAAAGCTCTGGTCAACAAGATCATCTTCCATTTCTTTTCGGTGATTGGCATACACATCTGGATGTTCTTTGTGGTGCCTGCGGTAACGGAGCGCACTTTCAATTCCCTGGCTCCGCCGATCATCTTCTATGTGATCAAATGCTTCTACATGCTGCTTAGCTCGTATCAGATTAAGTCGGGCTATCCCAAGCGCATTTTGGGCAACTTTTTCACCAAGGGTTTCTCGATGGTCAACATGATTGCGTTCAAGGTGTACATGCAAATACCCTTCCTCTACGAGTTGCGCACCATTCTCGATTGGGTGTGCATCGACAGCACCATGACCATCTTTGATTGGCTCAAAATGGAGGACATTTTCTCCAACATCTATCTCATACGCTGCACTCGGCAATCGGAAACCGATTTCCCGGCGATGCGCGCACAGAAAAAGGCTTCACTCTCCAAGCTCATCATGGGTGGCACGGTTGTGCTATTAATTGTGATTTGCATTTGGGGACCGCTTTGCTTGTTTGCCCTGGGCAATGCCGTGGGCAGCTCCAATGTGCCCTATCAGGTGTCGTTGTCCATACGCATTGGACCCTATGATCCCATCTATACGACCAACAACTACGATAGCATTTTTGAAATCGACTCCAAAATGTATACTCAGATGACAAATGCCTTCTTCAAGAACAAGCAGGCGCTCACCTTTATTGCCGGCTACGATGCCACCGATGTGGCGGCAGTTAAGCTGGCGGGCAACTCGCCATCGCTGTGGAATATTGCGCCGCCGGACAAGCAGCGGCTAACCAACGATCTACGGAATA ATCACACATTAATAGCCCGCTTCTCCTATTCGCTGACGCGTAAAGCGCCAGCCAAGGGTCTCAAAGAGAATGTGGGCGATGAGCATGTCATCAAGCTGGACGAGACCTTTGAGGGACGCGCTGCACTCATCAATATGCTGAATGAGACCCTGGATCCAATAGAGACCAACGAAAATGGCACcacaaatggcaacaacacgACACCCGCAAGCAGTTCTGCGGACGATGTGGTCGTAGTGCTGCCCAACATGATACCCAAGTTCATCAAGGTGCTGAACTCGGGCGACGCCTTTGTGGCCACTGTGATGAGCGGCAAGGAGCAGGAGTATCGACCGCTGGTCATAAAACTGCATCGCGACAAAGCCACCAAGGCTATGTGGTGGGAGATTCGCGACTATTGTTATGACAGCTTTTACAATAACACGCTGAAGGATTTGGCCTACAGCGACTGCAAATCGGGCATTGTGATGTACACGTTCAACGACAAGAAGTTCCCATCGACCTTCAGCTTCCTCACAGCTGGCGG AATCATTGGTCTTTACACTACGTTTGTGTTATTGGCCTCGCGCTTCATGAAATCCTTTATTGGTGGACAGAATCGCAAGATCATGTTCGAGGATCTGCCCTATGTGGATCGTGTGCTGCAACTTTGCCTAGACATCTACTTG GTGCGCGAGGCATTGGAGTTTGCACTAGAGGAGGATCTATTTGCCAAACTGCTCTTCCTGTATCGCTCGCCCGAAACGCTGATCAAATGGACGCGACCCAAAGAGGAGTATTTGGATGATGATGGTGACACTGACTCCATACCCAGTCGCATGAGTGTTCGTCGCCctgagcagctgcagcagcatcaatatcagcagcaacagcagcagcagcaacaataa